The genomic segment CAGGCACAGCCGTTTACGCTTGAAATATAAGAAGAATAGGTTTGACTCTTATTAACGCTTATATTTCTACGCGAAACGAGCTTGTGCTGCCGAAGGCAGGCACAGCCGTTTACGCTTGAAATATAAGAAGAATAAGTTTGACTCTTATTAACGCTTATATTTCTACGCGAAACGAGCTTGTGCTGCCGAAGGCAGGCACAGCCGTTTACGCTTGAAATATAAGAAGAATAAGTTTGACTCTTATTAACGCTTATATTTCTACGCGAAACGGGATTGTACTGCCAAAGGCAGGCACAGCCGTTTACGCTTGCCACCTCATTATCTGGTATAATAGGGCAATATGCAACAGGAGGGCGCTGGGGCCCGCGATTAGGAGGACAACGATGAAATCAAGATATATAGCAGGTATTTCGCTTGCCGTTATGGGGGCAGGCTTCATTACTACGAGATGGTGGCTGCCAGACAACACGTGGACGCATCTACTGGAAAGCGGCTTTGAAGCAGGGCTGGTCGGCGGAATTGCCGACTGGTTTGCGGTGACGGCACTGTTCCGCCATCCGATGGGCATTCCCATTCCGCATACGTCCTTGCTGCTCAAAAACCGGGCGAAAATCGTCAACTCGCTCATCAGCGCTATGGAAAATGAACTGCTGAATAAAGAAAGCATTACCCGCAAGCTGTCTGGCTTTCAACTGTTCGCAGGAGCAGCATCGGCGGCGACCCGGCTGATTGGCAAGCGCAAATTCAGGCTGGCAGCGGTTGATTTTGCCCAGTCGGCAGTAGAGCGCGTGCCTTTGGAGCGGGTTAGCGGCGTGCTGCATGGATTTTTGGCGGATTATGTGAAAAAGCAGGATTTTACGCCAATCGTTCGCAAGCTGGCGGATCGTTTCGTCCATGAGCGCTGGGATGAACGGGCGCTGGATTACGGCCTGGAGCATGTAGGCCACTGGATTCGCAAGCGTGAAACCGAGGAAATGCTCGGCAAGCTCGCCTTCAAAAAGCTGGAGGAGCTTAAGGTTGGCGGCTTCATGGGGTTTGCACTGCAAGCTTTCGTCGGCTTTATGAACGAGGAGAAGCTCGGCGGCTTGATCCAGAACATGCTGCTCTCAACGATGCAGGAGCTCTCCCATCCTGGAAGCCCGCATCGGCAAAAGCTGCTGCTTGAGGTGAGAGCCCAGGCGGAGAAGCTTGCCGATAACGAAGAGCTGATGCTCAAGCTGAAGCAGCTCATTGAACAGGGTGTGGACAGCGTAGAAACGGAACGCTTCATCCATTTGCGTCTGGAGGAGCTGAGACAGCTCGTGCTGGACAAGCTGGAGGAGCAGCATCGCAGCGGAGGGCGCGCCATTGTGCAGGGATACCGTTTTGCAACGGATTATTTGAACGGCAAGCAGGAAATGCTCGCCAATTGGGAAGAGGGCATTCGCGGTTATCTCGTTCGTCTTATTGAGAATAATCACTATCGCATTGGTGCGCTCGTTCGGGATAATCTCGACCGGATGGATGACAAGGCGCTCGTCTCCATGCTGGAGGAAAAAGTCGGCAACGATTTGCAGTGGATTCGCGTCAACGGCGCATTATGCGGTTTTGTCGTAGGCGTTATTTTGTCCTTCTTCTAACAGGGAAGTAGCCGTTTACATTTATAGGGGACAGCCTGAATTTTTTGTGATAAGATCAAACTACAAAATGACCCATGAATACAAGGTGAAACGGCTGTCTCCGTCCTTTGGCGGCGCGGCGTGTTTTAAGTCCAAGAAATATAGACAAGGGATTGGAACATCAGATCCTTTCCTATATTTTGAAAAAATGATTCAAATGGAACGAGGTGCCTTTGCGCACGTCAAAGGGTAACAGGGAATCGGGTGCAAATCCCGAGCGGTCCCGCCACTGTAATCGGGGAGTTTTCCTTCACCAGCAGGAGTCACTTGGCCTAAGCTTTAGGGCAGCCAGGGAAGACGAAGGAAAATAATGATCCGCTAGCCAGGAGACCTACCTCGTTCCAGCACCACATTGCCTTCGCGGAAAGGATAGGTGTACGAACGAAAGCGATTGCTACCAGTCTGTTTGCTGGCGCAACCGTCTATTTCTGCGTACACATGGCCGTTTTCCCAGCGAAGGGAAAGCGGTCATTTTTTGTTGTCTTCAGGCATGAACACATTGGGGAGGGTATTGAAACGAATGGTCAAGTTAAAAAGAAAGACAGCAGTTAGCACCGCTTTGCTGGTTATTGGGTTTACGCTTTTTTTACTGGTGAATGAGCCGCAATCCGCTTATGCGATGCACATTATGGAAGGATTTTTGCCTGTGGGGTGGGCGATTTTTTGGTGGGCGGCCTTTATTCCTTTTTTCATTCTGGGTGTACGCGCCATTCGGAAAATTACAAAGGAAGCACCAGAGCTTAAGCTGATGCTGGGCTTGGCGGCTGCCTTCACCTTCGTGCTGTCCGCGCTTAAGATTCCTTCCGTTACAGGCAGCAGCTCGCACCCGACGGGAACGGGGCTTGGCACGGTTATGTTCGGGCCGCTGCCCATGAGCGTATTAGGTTCTATGGTATTGCTGTTTCAAGCGGTGCTGCTTGCACATGGCGGGCTGACGACGCTTGGCGCGAATGCTTTTTCAATGGCGGTTGCAGGTCCCGCGGCGGGCTATGCCGTCTATCGGCTGCTGATGCGTTCAGGCAGCAAGCAAGGCGTGGCGATTTTTTCTGCTGCCGCTGTTGCTGATTTGGCCACTTATATCGTTACTTCGGTTCAGCTGGCTGTTGCTTTTCCGGCTGTTGAGGGCGGCATACTCGCATCCTTTATGAAATTTGGCGGTATTTTTGCGATTACCCAGGTTCCGCTTGCGATTAGCGAAGGCTTGCTGACGGTATTGATCTGGAACTGGCTGCAATCTTTTAATACAGACGAGCTGTCTATTTTGAAGCGGAGAATGAAAGGGGAGCGCGTATAATGAGCCGCAGCGCCAAAAATATTTGGATTTTAGCCATTGTTGTTTTGCTTGCCGTTGCGCCTTTACTATTCATTAACGCCGAATTTGGCGGCGCGGATGGCGCAGCGGAGGAAATGATCCAGACGATTGCGCCGCATTATGAGCCATGGGCGTCCCCGCTGGCTGAGTTGCCGGGAGAAACGGAAAGCATGCTGTTTGCGCTGCAAGCTGCGATTGGCGCCGGAGTAATCGGCTATGTAATTGGCCTTATTAAAGGGAAATCAGGGAAAACGAAGCAGCAATGATGAAATGGATTGATACGATTTCTTATTCCAATAAGCTGCGGGATTTATCCGCCCTTTGGAAATGCGGGCTTGCAGCCCTTCTGCTGCTGCTTGCCTATATCGCTCATCCGCTCGTACAGCTTGCCATTTTCGCATGGCTTGCGCTGTGGACGGTCGGCTATGCGAAAGTGCCTGCCAAGCTTTATGCGGCGCTGCTTTTCTCCTCTTGCCTGCTGTTCATTCTCAGCTTGCCCGCTCTGCTCATTGAATTTACTAATAGCAGCGGCAGTGCAGCAGGAAGCTTGGCGGCAGCGAAAGCAGGCTGGGTGCTCGTTTCATGGGAGCCGCTTAGCCTGTATGTGCCAGAGGCATCGTTAGGGCTGGCCGGACATATTTTTACACGTATTCTTGCTTGTCTGGCATGCATGTTTTTCATCACCTTGACGACCCCCTTCCCGGATCTGCTGCAAGTGCTGAAGCGGTTGAAAATGCCGCAAATTGTACTGGAGCTCATGATCATTATGTATCGCTTCATCTTTCTGCTGCTGGATACGGCGGGGGCTATGCTGCTCGCGCAGCGTGCACGGGGCGGTCAACACGGTTTTAAAGGCAAATTGCGAGATACGGCGGCGATTGCTGTGCGGCTCTTCGTCAAAACGATGCATCGATACAAGGGGCTGTCGAATGGGCTTATGGCAAGAGGATTTACGAATGAAATCCGCCTTGCGCCTGCTGTAAAGCGGAAGGTTCGCCTCCGGCATTGGGCGGAAGCGGGGCTCGGCTTAACGATTTTACTGGCAGCAGAGCTATGGCTTCGGTATGGAGGTGAATAAGCTGGCGGATAACGATCGGGCATCAACCATTATGGAAATGAACCAAGTGAGCTATGCTTATCCCGGAACGGACAAGTCTGCTTTAAACGGGCTAGAGCTGCGCATTCCTGCGAACAAAAAGGTAGCGCTGTGCGGGCATAATGGCTCGGGCAAGTCGACGCTTTTTTTGCAGCTTATTGGCATTAATCGTCCGCAATCCGGTTTCGTAAGCTGGCGCGGCGAGCCGCTCTCTTACAAGCCTAGAGAGCTCGCCAGCTTGAGACGGCGCGTCGGGCTTGTTTTTCAGGACCCGGAGCATCAGCTCATTCTGAATACCGCTTATGAGGATATTTCCTATGGGCTGCGCAATGCAGGGCTTCAAGAAGAGGAAATTGACAGACGTACGGCGCGCATCGTTCAGCAGCTGAACTTGCAGGAACTGGCGCATAAGCCGCTGCATCATCTCAGCCTTGGGCAAAAGAAGCGAGTTGCTCTTGCTGGCGTACTGGCGCTGGAGCCGGAGTTAGTGCTGCTTGATGAGCCGGCTGCTTATCTCGATCCGATATCGGAGCAGCGGCTGATGGCTGAGCTGGACCGCATTCATGCCAGCGGCATAACGCCGGTTATGGCGACGCATGACATGAATATGGCCTATGCTTGGGCGGATTGGATTTTCATCATGAATGAGGGCCGCTGTATATTGGAGGGCACGCCGGAATCGGTATTTCGCGAAGGCGAGCGCCTCAGAAGCCTTGGACTCACGCTGCCAATGGTGCTGGAGGCTTGGGAGGCACTGCCGCCTGAGCTGCGAGGAGAACAGCAGGCGCCGCGTACGCTTGCCCAGTTTAAAGCGGCTGTAAAATCTTTTATTGTTTAAATAAATAAATAAATAAATAAAGAACGACCAACTAAATAGCGAGGAATAGGGTGCTCTTGCGTAACGTCTTGAGCTTAAAAGGGAAGTCCGGTGCAATACCGGCGCGGTCCCGCCACTGTAACAGCGGAGTTTTGCGCAATAAAGCCACTGGCATGATGCCGGGAAGGCGAGCGCAGCGATGATGATGCTGGAGCCAGGAGACCTGCCTTATTCTATACACTGCAGTACCTACGGGAGATAGGGAGGTGTTAAAGATGGCAGCCATCGTTTGTTGAAACGAGGGGCGTCTTTACCCACATTTCTGTACAGGGTAGGACGTCCCTTTTTGCAGTTTCTGGCTGGCAGCAAATTGGATGTATAGGGAAAGGCCGCCGCGAAGAAATTCGCTCGCACTGCCATAAGTATATATCTGAGTTTGTTGATGAAATAACAAAGGATTATAACTTCCATCCACACGGATGAATAATGAAAAACAGGAGGCAACAACAATGAGTCAAGTAAAAAGCAGCAGTTTGGGATATCCGCGTATCGGTGAAAACAGAGAATGGAAAAAAGCGCTGGAGGCGTTCTGGAGCGGCAAGCTTGCGGAAGCGGCTTTCTTGAAGCAGCTGGAGACGATTCGTCTAAACCATCTCCAATTGCAAAAACAGGCTGGCATTGATCTCATTCCGGTAAATGATTTTTCGTATTATGACCATATCCTTGATACAGCTGCGATGTTTGGCGTCGTGCCAGAGCGCTTTGGCTATACAGGCGGTCCGGTATCGGTAACGACTTATTATGCAATGGCGAGAGGCAACAAAACCGCTTCTGCATCCGAGATGACAAAATGGTTCAATACGAACTATCACTACATTGTTCCTGAGCTGAAGGGCATTACGCCGGCGCTGACCGAGAACCGTCCGCTGATCGCTTACCGCGAGGCAAAGGAAAAGCTGGGCATCGAAGGCAAACCAGTCATTGTTGGACCTTATACATTCCTCAAGCTGTCTAAAGGCTATGCCGCTTCTGAGCTTGCTGCGGTTGCTGCCCAGTATGTGCCGCTGTATGCACAGGTGCTGCGCGAGCTGGAGCAAGAAGGCGTACAATGGGTGCAAATGGACGAGCCTTCGCTCGTAACGGACGTATCCGAAGCAGATCTGGCGATTGTGCAAAGCATTTATGCCCAGCTTCATGAAGCGGCACCTAAGCTCAATTTGCTGCTGCAAACGTATTTCGAATCCGTTCAGCATTATGCTGCAATCGCGGCTTTGCCTGTACAGGGCTTAGGTCTGGACTTCACAGCTGGCGCTGAAAAGAACCTGCAGCAGCTGGAGTCAATCGGCTTCCCGCAGGACAAAGTGCTGGGTGCAGGCGTTATTGACGGCCGCAACATTTGGCGGGCCGATCTTCAGGAGCGCAAAGCGCTGCTTGCCCGTATTGCAAAAGTCGTGCCAAACGACCGCCTGATTGTAAGCTCCTCTTGCAGCCTGCTGCATGTGCCTGTATCAGCGGCTCTTGAAACGGCACTGCCGGCAGAGCTTGCAGGCGCACTGGCCTATGCCAATGAGAAGCTGGAGGAAATTGCCGTTCTTGCAACTGCGCTGAATGAAGGAGAAGCAGCCGTAAAAGAGGCATTTGATCGCAATGCAGCAGCTTTGGCTGCACTTGCTGCATCGCCGTCCCGTGGCCGTGCAAGCGTCCATGCCGCTGTAGCGAGCATCGATGCACAGCCGTCGGAACGTAAAGCAGTATTTGCAGAGCGCCAAGTGAGCCAGAAGGAACGCTGGCAGCTGCCATTCTTGCCGACAACGACAATCGGCAGCTTCCCGCAAACGGCGGAAGTACGCCAAGCGAGACAGCAATGGCGTCGTGGTGATTTGGGCGAGGAGCAATACCGCGTATTCATTAAGGAGCAAATTCAGCATTGGATCAAGCTGCAGGAAGAGATCGGCCTTGACGTGCTCGTTCATGGAGAGTTTGAGCGTACGGATATGGTAGAGTTTTTCGGAGAGAAGCTGGAAGGCTTTGCTTTCACGAAAAATGGCTGGGTGCAATCCTATGGCTCGCGCTGCGTAAAACCGCCGGTCATTTACGGCGACGTGCAGTTCAGCAAGCCGATGACTGTTGAAGAAACCGTTTATGCGCAGTCGCTGACTTCTAAACCAGTGAAAGGCATGCTGACGGGCCCGATTACGATTTTGAACTGGTCGTTTGTCCGCAGCGACTTGACTCGTGAGCAGGTTGCTTACCAAATCGCGCTTGCCCTGGCAGAAGAAGTGAAGGCGCTGGAGGAAGCGGGCATTGAAATGATTCAAGTGGATGAGCCTGCCCTTCGTGAAGGCTTGCCGCTAAAACGTGAAGATTGGGAGCACTATTTGAACTGGGCAGTACTTTCGTTCCGCTTGTCCACTTCTGACGTTAAGGATACGACGCAAATTCACACGCATATGTGCTATTGCGAGTTCCATGACATCATTGACTCCATTCGCGCGCTGGATGCCGACGTTATTTCCATCGAAACGTCCCGCAGCCACGGCGAGCTGATTCACAGCTTCGAGGAGCACACGTATGAGCTGGGTATTGGCCTTGGCGTATACGACATTCACAGCCCTCGCGTGCCGGAGGTAGAGGAAATGACATCGATGATCAAGCGCGCCCTGAACGTGCTTGAGCCAGAATTGTTCTGGATTAACCCGGACTGCGGACTTAAGACACGTGGTGTAGACGAGACTGTGGCGTCGCTGCGCAACATGATCCAAGCGACTGAGCAAGTACGGGAACAGTTGGCTAAGTAATCGTAATAAGCAAGACGATTCGTATTGTTATTAAGAAGGTATCGTTATTATGATGGTATGGATATCAAAAAAACTCCGCTTGCGCTGATTGGCGCAAGCGGAGTTTTTGCTTTACTTGGAAGCGGGGAGGGTCAAAGCCGGGGAGCGGCGCGCCACAACAGGCAGGCAAAAGCATGCCATTAGGAGGGGATGTTTTTGCCTGTCTGCTCCAGCCGCCTGCTTAAATGGTCTCTGCCGCAGGATTCATCAGGCAATAGCCAATGCCCCATACCGTCTGAATCAAGGAGGCAGATTCGGGGTGGACGCGGTTCAGCTTCTCTCTGATCCGCTTCACATGCGTATCAATCGTCCGGTAATCGCCGAGCGATTGATAGCCCCAAATTCGCCGCATTAAATCTTCGCGGGAAATGGGCTGATTGATGTTGGCTGCCATAAATCTGAGCAGCTCGTATTCGCGGAACGTCAGCTTCACCTTGCTGTTTCCGGCAATGACTTGCCGCGAATCATAATCGAAGACGAGTCCTGGCAGCGTGAGATCGGGCGTCTGCTTGCGCTGCAAGGCGCGATAAGCAAACTCCGAGGTGCGGCGGATGATCGCCTTAATTCGGTACATCAGCTCGCGCGGGCTGAATGGCTTAACGACATAATCATCGGAGCCGGCTTGGAAGCCGTCGAGCCGGTCATCCTCTTCGCCACAGGCGGAAAGCATAATGACAGGCGTCGATTTTTTCTTCTTAAGCTCGCGGCAAAATTCAAGCCCGTCCATTCCCGGCAAATTACGATCGAGCAAAATCATCGAATAATTGTATTGCATCGCCTTGAACAAGCCGTTGATGCCGTCCGAAGCTTCTTCGACGATCCAGCCTTCTTTTTTCAAAAATAACTTGAGCAGCTTGCGAATATGCTCCTCATCATCAACAATCAAAATGCTATATGGTTGCTGAAATGCCATGGCTCAACACCTCATCTTTATCTTTTAATTCATTACTGATAACAATTATCATTATCATTACATGCGATCCCCATTGTTGTCAACAAAAAAACCGCTGTTTCTTGTCACAATACCCGAAGGATAGTCGCGAAAAAGACACAATTGCCTATGATAGCGGATACAGCGGAGCTGCTGCTCCCAGCTACTATCGGGCTGTCCTCTTTCGAGCTGGCGGGGAGCAGAGTATAATGGTGGAATGCAGGTTACGGATGAAGGAGAGAGACAGGTGGCCCCGTTATTAACATTGGACAACGTATCAAAATATAGAAAAAATCCCGAATGGCTTTTTGAAGGGATTACAGCGCAGGTGCAGGCCGGGGAGCGTATTGCGCTGCTGGGCACATCCGGTCAGGGCAAAAGCACGCTGCTGCGCATCGTATCGCTGCTAGGCGAGCTGGATGCGGGAGAGCTTAGGCTCCAAGGACGGACAAGCAGCGAGTGGAAGCCTGAGGAGTGGCGGCGCAGTGTGTGTTACGTGGCACAGACGCCGATAATGCTGCCGGGAACGGTCGAGTACAATTTACGCACGGTCAGTGAGCTGCAGGGGAAGACGTTTGATGAAGCGCTGGCGAGACGCTGTATGGAAGGCGTTGGCCTAGGGCATATCGAATGGAGCAAGGAGGCGGAAAGCTTGTCCGGCGGCGAGAAGCAGCGTACGGCGCTCGCGCGGGCCTTATTGCTCCGTTCGCCGCTGCTGCTGCTTGATGAGACGACGTCATCGCTTGATCCAAAAAGCAAGCGGCAGGTGGAGCAGTTTCTAAGCGAATGGTGCTCAGAGGAAGGCACGGCGTTCATCTGGATTACCCATGATCTGGAGCAGGCGCGGCAAGAAAGCGAGCGTATCTGGTTTATGGCGGAGGGCAGGCTGCTGGAGCAAAGCGCTACGGAAGCTTTTTTCACAAATCCCGGATCGGAGCAGGCACGCAGCTTTTTAGACAGCCAGCATGCGCCGGAGCAGGGGGATGACCAGCATGAATAATATTGCGCTCGCCTGCACGCTAGTATTCGTCGCCATAACGACATTTATCTCGATGAAGCAGAAGCTTGGCTTAGAGAAGGAAATCATTACTGGCACGATCCGCTCCGCTGTGCAGCTGCTGTTTATCGGTTTTTTGCTTCATTTTATTTTTGAAACGAATCATCCGATTTTTATTGTGCTCATTATTATTTCAATGGTTACGGTGGCGTCGTGGAATGCCGGCTCCCGCGCCATGCCGATTAAGGGGATTCGGCTGCGCATTGCGCTGGCATTGGCAGGCACGGAGGCGGTAACGCTCGCACTCCTGCTCTCGCTCCGCATTATTGAGGCTGAGCCACGGTATATTATTCCGGTCAGCGGGATGATTATCGGCAGCTCCATGATTGTATGCGGCCTCTATTTGAACCATATGAAACGCGAGCTTGAAGCGTCGCGGGGCGAGATTGAGACGCTGCTGGCGCTTGGAGCGACGACGAAGCAGGCGATTCGCCAAGCGGTGCGCCGGGCCGTGCGCTCCAGCCTCATACCGACGCTGGACGGCATGAAGACGGTCGGCCTCGTGCAGCTGCCAGGCATGATGACAGGAATGATCGTCGCCGGGGCCGATCCGATTGAAGCGGTCCGCTATCAAATTTTAATCGTCTTTGCGATGTCGGCTTCCTCGTCGCTGACGTCTATTGTGCTCAGCGTGCTGACGATGCGGCTGTGGTTCGCTAAAGATAACGGCAGGCTGCTGTAGCAGCTTGGAAGGCGTTCAATTAGAGGAGGGACGATGAAGTGGAAAGACGAGGCATTTTTCAGGGGCAATTGATGCAGGCCGAGCAGTATCCGCGAGTGGTAGCCTATTATTTTAAGGAGTGGAATGGCTTTGAAATGGCATACCATCAGCATAGCGCAGTGGAAATTATGTATGTTATATCGGGCGATTGCACGGTAGAGCTGCTCAATAAATCCATCCCGATGGAAAAAGGGCATTTCATCGTCATCGACTCAATGGTCGCTCACCGACTTCACGTCGCTCAGGGCACGGCATGCCGGATGCTTAATGTTGAATTTATTTTTAGCCATACCGGTGTGGGGCTCCCTTCCCTTAAGCGGCTGGCGGAGACTGACCGTGCGCTCGCGGATTTGTTCGCAGTGAAGCATGATTATTTGCTGCTTTACGATCCGAGCGATGTGTATCAAATGCTGAAGGCACTCGTGCTGGAGCTGGACGGCAAGCGGCGCGCGGAGCAGCTTCTCACAGCGCTTCAGCTGACGCAGCTGCTCGTGCAGATCGGCAGGCTGGCACAGGAAGCCTCCAGCCAGTCGCATGATGCGGCGGAGTTTTATGTGGGCGAGAGCATCGCCTATATTCAGCAAAATTATGACCGCGACATTCAGGTCAAGGATATTGCGGCGGCTGTAAGGCTGCACCCGGGGTATTTTCACCGCATATTTAAAGCGGGAACGGGCTGCTCGGTTATGGATTATGTGATGCGCTTTCGGATGGAGAAGGGGCGGATGCTGCTGGAGCAGACCGATATTCCGGTCAGCGATATTTGTCATTATGTCGGCGTAAACAGCAGCCAATATTTCAGTACCCTTTTCAAAAAATATACGAATGAGACGCCGCTCGCCTATCGCCGCGCTGTGCGCAAAGAAGTGGAGCGCTGAGATGGCGTCCTAATCTAGTCGGTCGTTCAACTTATATAGTTAGGATTTTATACAAGAAAGCAAAATAGAAGTTACAATTGTGCAAACGCCTCCACGCTGCTGGTGCTACAATTAGCGTATTGTTCACCACTATATTGCAAGCCATTGGAGGCGTTAATCAATGTCATTTAAAGTTGCGTTTATTGGAGCAGGAAGTATTGGTTTTACTAGGGGATTGCTGCGTGATTTGCTGACCGTCCCAGAATTCAACAACATCAAAGTTGCGTTTCAGGATATTAATCCGCAAAATCTCGATATGGTTACCCAGCTTTGCCAACGGGATATTCATGAAAATGGCCTTGCGATTGAAATCGAGCCTACGACCGATCGCCGGGAAGCATTGAAGGATGCACGTTACATTTTTGTAACGATTCGTGTCGGTGGCCTGGAAGCTTTTCAGACCGATGTCGACATCCCGCTCAAATATGGCATTGACCAATGCGTGGGCGATACGATTTGTGCAGGCGGCATCATGTATGGACAGCGGGGCATCGCCGAAATGATGAATATTTGCAAAGATATTCGCGAGGTAGCGGAGCCGAACTGCCTGCTGATGAACTATGCTAACCCAATGGCGATGCTTACATGGGCATGCAATAAATATGGCGGAGTGCGGACGATTGGCTTATGCCACGGTGTTCAGGGCGGACATGCGCAAATTGCCGAAGTATTTGGCCTTCCGCGTGAAGAAGTAGACATTATTTGTGCAGGAATCAACCATCAGACGTGGTATGTGCAAATTAAACATAATGGCGAGGATATGACGGGCAAGCTGTTGGAGGCATTTGAACAGCATCCGGAATTCAGCAAAACCGAGAAAGTCCGCATTGATATGATGCGCCGCTTCGGCTATTACAGCACCGAATCCAACGGCCACTTGAGCGAATATGTGCCTTGGTACCGCAAGCGTCCGGAGGAAATTCGCGACTGGATTGACCTTGGAACGTGGATCAACGGAGAAACGGGCGGCTACTTGCGCGTATGTACGGAAGGCCGCAATTGGTTCGAGACGGACTTCCCGAATTGGATGAAGGAAGAACCGAAAGTGTATGCCAAGGAGCATCGCGGCCAAGAGCATGGCTCGTACATTATCGAGGGGCTGGAGACGGGACGGGTGTACCGCGGCCATTTCAACGTCGTCAACAATGGCGTAATTTCCAATTTGCCGGATGATGCGATTATCGAAGCGCCGGGCTACGCGGATCGCAACGGCATCAGCATGCCGCATGTAGGCGATTTGCCGCTGGGCTGCGCGGCTGTGTGCAATGTCAGCATTTCCGTTCAGCGTCTGGCTGTTGAAGCAGCGATCCAAGGCGATGACAAGCTGCTGCGCCAAGCGATGATGATGGACCCGCTGGTTGGAGCGGTATGCAATCCGAATGAGATTTGGCAAATGGTCGATGAAATGCTCGTTGCCCAGGAGCAATGGCTTCCACAATACGGTGAGGCGATTGCTGCCGCGAAAAAACGTCTGGAAAACGGCCTTGCCATCCCAGTGCGAAGCTATGAAGGCGCGGCTCGTCTAAAAACGAAATCGGTTGAAGAAATGCAAAGCAATCGCGAGGAAGCTAGCCGCAATGCGGGCGAGTCCGATAAGGCGATCGATCGCCCAGCTGCCGCTGTCGAATAGTAAAATATTCCTATATTTTAGCTTGTGTACAGGGAGGAGTGGATTTGTTATGATAAACAATAAATTGTTTGGTTTACAAAATACGAGTTGACTACAGCTGTTTGGACTTGGAGTGATAGGCCGTGGGGAAGCAAAAAAAGATTACGATGCAGGAAATAGCGGATCGGGTAGGCGTATCTAAATATGCGGTATCCAAAGCTTTATCGGGAAAATCGGGCATTAGCGCCGTTACGCGCAGCAAAATATTTGAAATGGCCTCGCAGCTTGGCTACATGAATCAGAAAAGCGCCAAAAAAACGGTAAGCAGCAAGCAGGCGGATGAGGAAGAGCATCAAATCGTCGGCATTCTCATACCGAATATTCGCAGCCAAAATCAGGAATCGGGCTATTGGGGGAAGGTGCTTGACGGCATTTCCAAAAGCTTGGAGGCGAAGGGGCTTGGCTCCGTCCTCATTTCCGATGATTCGCCGCGAAATTTCAACCTCGTCATGAAGCCTGAAGGCTTAATGGGCATTATTGGTGTTGGATTGATCGCTACGCCGATGCTGGTTGAGCTGCGAAACAAGGCGATTCCGTTTATTTTAGTTGACCATGAGGACGAGCTGCTGGAATGCGACAGCATCTTTATGAACAACTATGATATTATTCGCAAGCTGGTCAAGTTTTTGCTTGGCAAAGGCCATACCCGAATTCAATTTATCGGGGAGCTCGGCTATTCCCGCAGCTTTATTGACCGCTGGAGCGGCTTCCGCTCGGTT from the Paenibacillus sp. BIHB 4019 genome contains:
- the metE gene encoding 5-methyltetrahydropteroyltriglutamate--homocysteine S-methyltransferase → MSQVKSSSLGYPRIGENREWKKALEAFWSGKLAEAAFLKQLETIRLNHLQLQKQAGIDLIPVNDFSYYDHILDTAAMFGVVPERFGYTGGPVSVTTYYAMARGNKTASASEMTKWFNTNYHYIVPELKGITPALTENRPLIAYREAKEKLGIEGKPVIVGPYTFLKLSKGYAASELAAVAAQYVPLYAQVLRELEQEGVQWVQMDEPSLVTDVSEADLAIVQSIYAQLHEAAPKLNLLLQTYFESVQHYAAIAALPVQGLGLDFTAGAEKNLQQLESIGFPQDKVLGAGVIDGRNIWRADLQERKALLARIAKVVPNDRLIVSSSCSLLHVPVSAALETALPAELAGALAYANEKLEEIAVLATALNEGEAAVKEAFDRNAAALAALAASPSRGRASVHAAVASIDAQPSERKAVFAERQVSQKERWQLPFLPTTTIGSFPQTAEVRQARQQWRRGDLGEEQYRVFIKEQIQHWIKLQEEIGLDVLVHGEFERTDMVEFFGEKLEGFAFTKNGWVQSYGSRCVKPPVIYGDVQFSKPMTVEETVYAQSLTSKPVKGMLTGPITILNWSFVRSDLTREQVAYQIALALAEEVKALEEAGIEMIQVDEPALREGLPLKREDWEHYLNWAVLSFRLSTSDVKDTTQIHTHMCYCEFHDIIDSIRALDADVISIETSRSHGELIHSFEEHTYELGIGLGVYDIHSPRVPEVEEMTSMIKRALNVLEPELFWINPDCGLKTRGVDETVASLRNMIQATEQVREQLAK
- a CDS encoding response regulator transcription factor — encoded protein: MAFQQPYSILIVDDEEHIRKLLKLFLKKEGWIVEEASDGINGLFKAMQYNYSMILLDRNLPGMDGLEFCRELKKKKSTPVIMLSACGEEDDRLDGFQAGSDDYVVKPFSPRELMYRIKAIIRRTSEFAYRALQRKQTPDLTLPGLVFDYDSRQVIAGNSKVKLTFREYELLRFMAANINQPISREDLMRRIWGYQSLGDYRTIDTHVKRIREKLNRVHPESASLIQTVWGIGYCLMNPAAETI
- a CDS encoding ATP-binding cassette domain-containing protein yields the protein MAPLLTLDNVSKYRKNPEWLFEGITAQVQAGERIALLGTSGQGKSTLLRIVSLLGELDAGELRLQGRTSSEWKPEEWRRSVCYVAQTPIMLPGTVEYNLRTVSELQGKTFDEALARRCMEGVGLGHIEWSKEAESLSGGEKQRTALARALLLRSPLLLLDETTSSLDPKSKRQVEQFLSEWCSEEGTAFIWITHDLEQARQESERIWFMAEGRLLEQSATEAFFTNPGSEQARSFLDSQHAPEQGDDQHE
- the fetB gene encoding iron export ABC transporter permease subunit FetB, which encodes MNNIALACTLVFVAITTFISMKQKLGLEKEIITGTIRSAVQLLFIGFLLHFIFETNHPIFIVLIIISMVTVASWNAGSRAMPIKGIRLRIALALAGTEAVTLALLLSLRIIEAEPRYIIPVSGMIIGSSMIVCGLYLNHMKRELEASRGEIETLLALGATTKQAIRQAVRRAVRSSLIPTLDGMKTVGLVQLPGMMTGMIVAGADPIEAVRYQILIVFAMSASSSLTSIVLSVLTMRLWFAKDNGRLL
- a CDS encoding AraC family transcriptional regulator; the encoded protein is MERRGIFQGQLMQAEQYPRVVAYYFKEWNGFEMAYHQHSAVEIMYVISGDCTVELLNKSIPMEKGHFIVIDSMVAHRLHVAQGTACRMLNVEFIFSHTGVGLPSLKRLAETDRALADLFAVKHDYLLLYDPSDVYQMLKALVLELDGKRRAEQLLTALQLTQLLVQIGRLAQEASSQSHDAAEFYVGESIAYIQQNYDRDIQVKDIAAAVRLHPGYFHRIFKAGTGCSVMDYVMRFRMEKGRMLLEQTDIPVSDICHYVGVNSSQYFSTLFKKYTNETPLAYRRAVRKEVER